One Triticum dicoccoides isolate Atlit2015 ecotype Zavitan chromosome 4B, WEW_v2.0, whole genome shotgun sequence genomic window carries:
- the LOC119291529 gene encoding IQ domain-containing protein IQM5-like encodes MLQRSKTTEASHTEETIDLRQTMGLSISYPPDDYLPADDDNSDRLFVRSLSLDNLGSLETPDSPPEISDAVSSTKPARKGSLNARRKEGPPLHVDTTKPRASPKPDTECCTHKHNHSLPKYGANYLPPNSPVVGMVSLQHQAAAVRVQKVYKSFRTRRQLADCAVLVEQRWWKLLDFALLKQSSVSFFEEEKPETALSRWSRARIKAAKVGKGLSKDEKAQKLALQHWLEAIDPRHRYGHNLHYYYKSWLHCDSQQPFFYWLDVGEGKEINLEDHCPRWKLLQQCIRYLGPKEREFYEVKIENKIMMYKLSCKIVDTSEGPKDAKWIFVLSTTKILYIGTKSKGTFQHSSFLAGGATSAAGRLVVVNGILKAVWPHSGHYRPTEANFREFMKYLRKRNVDLTDVKLSPTEGEEDEWLRSCLSQMDLTTEISTPKKQGDTRAQLPRGDKKKIKPAVPAAPPSTSGEAGAASPGMKRSSSGTRLQRKRPPRLTVNKNRLDKGAAEQDAGTFGDRLDFCKANLFTGRSAEGGEGGEEPAVPQERIMHRINSKMAHNSYQLGQQLSLRWTTGAGPRIGCVRDYPPELQFRSLEQVSLSPRAGAGPPRLGATPRQRSPCTPSPLGAPGTPAAPLLQHGAA; translated from the exons ATGCTACAGAGATCTAAAACAACAGAAGCAAGTCATACAGAAGAAACAATAGACCTGAGGCAAACAATGGGTCTGTCGATCTCATACCCACCGGATGACTACTTGCCAGCAGATGATGACAACTCGGACAGGCTATTCGTCCGGTCCTTAAGCTTAGACAACCTCGGCAGCCTTGAGACCCCTGATTCGCCACCGGAAATATCCGATGCCGTGAGCTCTACGAAGCCTGCAAGAAAAGGGTCCTTAAATGCCAGGAGAAAAGAGGGTCCTCCATTACATGTCGATACTACGAAACCCAGGGCGAGTCCTAAACCTGACACGGAATGTTGTACCCATAAGCACAACCACAGCCTTCCAAAATATGGCGCAAATTACCTGCCACCAAATTCTCCGGTGGTCGGGATGGTCAGCCTGCAGCACCAGGCCGCAGCAGTAAGGGTGCAGAAGGTATACAAGAGCTTCAGAACAAGACGGCAGCTTGCTGACTGCGCTGTTCTTGTCGAACAACGGTG GTGGAAGCTGCTCGATTTCGCACTGCTCAAGCAAAGTTCGGTGTCATTCTTCGAGGAAGAGAAGCCAGAGACTGCCCTCTCAAGATGGTCACGGGCCAGAATAAAGGCTGCCAAG GTAGGCAAAGGTTTGTCCAAGGATGAAAAGGCCCAGAAGCTCGCACTTCAGCATTGGCTAGAAGCA ATTGACCCCCGGCATCGATACGGTCACAACCTCCACTACTATTACAAAAGCTGGCTTCACTGCGACAGTCAACAACCTTTCTTCTACTG GTTGGATGTGGGTGAAGGAAAAGAGATTAATCTTGAGGACCACTGCCCAAGATGGAAGCTGCTGCAGCAATGCATCAGGTATCTTGGCCCT AAAGAGAGGGAGTTCTATGAGGTAAAAATTGAGAATAAGATTATGATGTACAAGCTGAGCTGCAAGATTGTCGACACGTCCGAGGGGCCCAAGGATGCAAAATGGATCTTTGTGTTGAGCACGACGAAAATTCTGTACATAGGCACG AAGAGCAAGGGAACATTTCAGCACTCCAGCTTCCTTGCCGGTGGAGCCACATCTGCTGCCGGGAGATTAGTCGTCGTGAACGGAATCCTAAAG GCTGTGTGGCCTCATAGCGGGCACTACCGGCCCACGGAGGCGAACTTCCGGGAGTTCATGAAGTATCTCAGGAAGAGGAACGTCGATCTCACCGATGTGAAG TTGAGCCCAACAGAAGGCGAGGAGGACGAATGGCTGAGGAGCTGCCTCTCCCAGATGGATCTAACAACGGAGATCAGCACGCCGAAGAAGCAAGGAGACACCAGGGCCCAACTCCCTCGCGGTGACAAGAAGAAGATCAAACCGGCCGTGCCGGCCGCGCCACCTTCCACCAGCGGCGAGGCAGGCGCCGCCTCGCCGGGGATGAAGCGCTCCTCGTCGGGCACCCGGCTGCAGCGCAAGCGGCCGCCGAGGCTGACGGTGAACAAGAACCGTCTGGACAAGGGCGCGGCGGAGCAGGACGCCGGCACGTTCGGCGACCGGCTGGACTTCTGCAAGGCGAACCTCTTCACGGGGCGCAGCGCGGAGGGCGGGGAGGGGGGCGAGGAGCCGGCGGTGCCGCAGGAGAGGATCATGCAccggatcaactccaagatggcgcACAATTCGTACCAGCTCGGGCAGCAGCTGTCGCTCCGGTGGACGACCGGCGCCGGCCCGCGGATCGGATGCGTGCGCGACTACCCGCCGGAGCTGCAGTTCCGGTCGCTGGAGCAGGTCAGCCTGTccccgcgcgccggcgccggcccgCCCAGGCTCGGGGCGACCCCGCGGCAGAGGAGCCCGTGCACGCCGTCGCCCCTCGGCGCGCCCGGGACTCCCGCGGCGCCGCTGCTTCAGCACGGCGCGGCGTAG